In the genome of Bradyrhizobium sp. CIAT3101, one region contains:
- a CDS encoding serine hydrolase produces MKAWLWVVLAVVLGPSPAFAISDSDLKAALSQRFTGDRTGACVAAGVIDNGTVATAYVCADPKTARPYDEHTAFEIGSVTKTMTAALLAELIATHDIALDDPIAKLLPPGTSVPSFNGHEITIGEIVTHTSGLPAILPDYHPPDPKNPYAGATERDLLDTLAAIKLTREPGSKWEYSNPAMIVLSYALAKRAGKDYETLLREHLLGPLGMNETYVATRPPQVHLAQGHYPNGEAAPPWDFHPDMAGVGGVRATLADMLRYMEGELGTRDSAITPALALTQQEVTDVDKHRMGINWFLSVVNRHTIALHEGATGGYSSFAGFDRDAKRAVVLLSDTSLVTLGGLGQLGFRLLDTSRSTGAPHIAMDADAKLIDALVGKYRLQGGLGIELRHKDSGLTIQADGQNEFEMGYDSAGDFYPRKFDAVLRPRRKADGSYGFTWFQGGGAVEAKRIDPPPAATSRWMPTDTQLQDYVGLYPLTPNFGLRIFVADGGLNVQGTNQRPVKLAPVEQDIFVAEQVGAEIDFARDAGDKIVALTLKQRGQVLKGERQQGTTAEPANR; encoded by the coding sequence CCGCGTTCGCCATCAGCGATAGCGATCTGAAGGCCGCGCTGTCGCAGCGCTTCACCGGCGATCGCACCGGCGCCTGTGTTGCAGCCGGCGTGATCGACAACGGCACCGTCGCGACAGCTTACGTCTGCGCCGATCCCAAGACCGCGCGCCCCTATGACGAACACACGGCCTTCGAAATCGGCTCGGTCACCAAGACGATGACCGCGGCCCTGCTCGCCGAGCTGATCGCGACGCACGACATCGCGCTCGACGATCCCATCGCGAAACTCTTGCCGCCCGGGACGAGCGTGCCGTCATTCAACGGCCACGAGATCACCATCGGCGAAATCGTGACGCACACGTCCGGTTTGCCGGCGATCCTCCCCGACTATCACCCGCCGGACCCAAAAAATCCCTATGCCGGCGCAACCGAGCGAGACCTGCTTGATACCCTGGCCGCGATCAAGTTGACGCGCGAACCGGGCTCGAAATGGGAATATTCGAATCCGGCGATGATCGTCCTGTCCTATGCGCTCGCCAAGCGCGCGGGCAAGGACTACGAGACGCTGCTTCGCGAACACCTGCTCGGTCCGCTCGGCATGAACGAGACCTATGTGGCCACGCGCCCGCCGCAGGTGCATCTGGCGCAAGGCCATTACCCCAACGGCGAGGCCGCACCGCCTTGGGATTTTCATCCCGACATGGCCGGCGTCGGAGGCGTGCGCGCGACGTTGGCGGACATGTTGCGCTACATGGAAGGCGAACTCGGCACCCGCGACAGCGCGATCACGCCGGCGCTCGCACTGACTCAGCAAGAGGTTACGGATGTCGACAAGCACCGCATGGGCATAAACTGGTTTCTGTCCGTCGTGAATCGGCACACGATCGCCCTCCATGAAGGCGCGACCGGCGGCTACTCGTCCTTCGCAGGGTTCGATCGTGACGCGAAGCGCGCCGTGGTCCTGCTGAGCGATACGTCTCTGGTCACGCTCGGCGGCCTTGGACAATTGGGATTTCGCCTGCTGGACACCTCACGGTCGACCGGCGCGCCGCACATCGCGATGGACGCCGATGCCAAGCTGATCGACGCGCTGGTCGGCAAGTATCGCCTGCAGGGCGGCCTTGGCATCGAACTGCGGCACAAGGACAGCGGCCTGACCATCCAGGCCGACGGCCAGAACGAGTTCGAGATGGGCTATGACAGCGCCGGCGATTTCTATCCGCGCAAGTTTGACGCGGTATTGCGGCCCAGGCGCAAGGCGGACGGAAGCTATGGCTTCACCTGGTTTCAGGGCGGGGGCGCAGTCGAGGCCAAGCGCATCGATCCGCCTCCGGCGGCGACGAGCAGATGGATGCCGACCGACACGCAACTCCAGGACTATGTCGGGCTCTATCCGCTGACGCCGAACTTCGGACTGCGCATCTTCGTCGCGGACGGGGGGCTCAATGTGCAGGGGACCAACCAGCGGCCGGTCAAGCTCGCGCCGGTCGAGCAGGACATCTTCGTCGCAGAGCAGGTCGGCGCAGAGATCGATTTTGCGCGTGATGCCGGTGACAAGATCGTGGCGCTGACGCTGAAACAGCGCGGACAGGTCCTGAAGGGCGAACGTCAGCAGGGTACGACGGCCGAACCGGCCAATCGCTGA